A window of the Nitrospinaceae bacterium genome harbors these coding sequences:
- a CDS encoding cyclase family protein: protein MAQMTNYKNHEVVDLTQEIYQGQPVFVGHPDTWRWTNMTHEESAAGGRFKSEMSYYCGILQVCEHGPTHVDSISHLDPAPDAMNIDQMGMEFFYSRGLAIDFENVEDNALITADDVKRRLDHYKMEIKPGDTLCYTYGHYKRHFPKKTYTSHYAGWTREAAEYVYGECGAMNVATDAPSMDEANSPEYPCHLVCRELGRTNTENLRNIEEVVGKEFLYIGMPLLIRGGSGSPCRVVAVLNA, encoded by the coding sequence ATGGCGCAGATGACGAACTATAAGAACCACGAGGTTGTGGACCTCACCCAGGAGATTTATCAGGGCCAGCCCGTTTTTGTCGGCCACCCCGACACCTGGCGCTGGACGAACATGACCCACGAGGAGAGCGCGGCGGGCGGGCGCTTTAAGAGCGAGATGAGCTACTACTGCGGTATTTTGCAGGTGTGCGAGCACGGGCCAACCCACGTGGACTCGATCAGCCATCTCGACCCCGCGCCCGACGCGATGAACATCGATCAGATGGGCATGGAGTTTTTCTACTCGCGCGGCCTCGCAATTGATTTTGAGAATGTTGAGGATAACGCCCTTATCACCGCAGATGACGTGAAGCGTCGCCTCGACCACTACAAGATGGAAATTAAGCCGGGCGATACGCTCTGCTACACCTACGGGCACTACAAGCGGCATTTCCCCAAGAAAACCTACACGAGCCACTACGCGGGATGGACGCGCGAGGCGGCCGAGTATGTCTACGGCGAGTGCGGGGCGATGAACGTTGCCACCGATGCGCCGAGCATGGATGAGGCCAACAGCCCCGAGTATCCGTGCCACCTTGTTTGCCGCGAGCTTGGCCGCACGAACACCGAGAATCTAAGGAACATTGAAGAGGTGGTGGGCAAGGAGTTTCTCTACATCGGCATGCCGCTCCTGATTCGTGGCGGCTCGGGCTCGCCCTGCCGCGTGGTGGCTGTTCTGAACGCATAG
- a CDS encoding flavin reductase, with product MSIDPKELRNTMGKFATGVTVVTADNAGARRGMTANAFSSLSLDPPMALVCVDNKASFLGIIQGAKKFAINFLAEDQKSTSDWFAGKGRDAEDQFADIANEAGENGAPIISGALATLECETHEELSGGDHVIVVGRVTRIISSEALRAPLLFYAGAYRKMDMDGTYE from the coding sequence ATGAGCATTGATCCAAAGGAGCTCCGCAACACGATGGGCAAGTTTGCCACCGGGGTGACGGTTGTTACTGCCGATAACGCCGGGGCGCGGCGGGGGATGACGGCAAACGCGTTTTCATCGCTCTCGCTCGACCCGCCGATGGCGCTGGTGTGTGTCGATAACAAGGCGAGTTTTCTGGGCATCATCCAGGGCGCAAAAAAATTCGCCATCAACTTTTTAGCCGAGGACCAAAAATCAACCTCGGACTGGTTCGCCGGAAAAGGCCGCGACGCCGAGGATCAGTTTGCCGACATCGCAAATGAGGCGGGGGAGAACGGGGCGCCGATTATTTCGGGGGCGCTGGCTACCTTAGAGTGTGAAACCCACGAGGAGCTTTCGGGCGGGGACCACGTTATTGTCGTGGGGCGCGTCACGCGCATCATATCGAGCGAGGCGCTTCGCGCGCCGCTTCTTTTCTATGCGGGCGCCTACCGGAAGATGGACATGGACGGGACGTACGAGTAG